From the genome of Candidatus Methanoperedens sp., one region includes:
- the engB gene encoding GTP-binding protein EngB produces MKEIIFVGRSNVGKSTLITALTGRKLPSGRRPGVTRKPQHIPYQDFQITDMPGFGFMSGTSEESMDAIKDNIVHYLEKNAPNIVLAVMVVNAASFAEIVDRWAARNEIPVEVELFEFLHELDIDIVVAANKIDKVKAVDETLDGIAERLGMMPPWKQWIDVIVPVSAKKKEVRRLKEIMQKRMEGRTK; encoded by the coding sequence ATGAAAGAAATAATATTCGTGGGGCGCTCCAATGTGGGCAAGTCCACGCTAATTACAGCGCTCACGGGCAGGAAGCTCCCTTCAGGAAGGCGCCCCGGTGTGACGAGAAAGCCACAGCATATACCTTACCAGGATTTCCAGATCACGGACATGCCCGGATTCGGGTTCATGAGCGGCACAAGTGAAGAAAGCATGGATGCCATCAAGGACAATATTGTTCACTATCTGGAAAAGAATGCGCCGAATATAGTCCTGGCGGTTATGGTTGTGAACGCTGCATCTTTTGCTGAGATCGTGGACAGGTGGGCTGCAAGGAACGAAATACCCGTGGAGGTTGAACTTTTTGAATTTTTGCATGAGCTGGATATCGATATTGTGGTGGCTGCGAACAAAATAGACAAAGTCAAGGCCGTTGATGAAACGCTTGATGGAATCGCGGAGCGCCTGGGCATGATGCCTCCGTGGAAACAGTGGATTGATGTGATAGTGCCAGTGAGCGCGAAGAAAAAGGAAGTGAGAAGGTTGAAAGAGATAATGCAGAAAAGGATGGAAGGGAGAACAAAATAA
- a CDS encoding DUF3656 domain-containing protein yields MQKPELLAPVGSEEALIAAVENGADAVYFGGRLFSARQYASNFNREELEWAIDYAHVRGVKAYVTVNTLIKDSELEEAFDYLQFLCNAGADAVIVQDLGILRLLREQLPGLPVHASTQMTIHNAEGVKFLHEMGVKRVVLARELSLNEIRSIKSQTSCEIETFIHGALCFSYSGQCLLSSMIGGRSGNRGYCAQPCRKKYRIKEIEGYLLSPKDLNMSEHIPDLVKAGIDSFKIEGRMKRHEYVAGVVRIYRKLIERYFEAQGNFHVTDEEKHTLLQLFNRGFTTGYFFGNPGSQLMSRKYPHNIGTEIGTVVGYDNRKKLLSLYLKAPLSAGDGIGTGGGDGFVVRSMYANNKRVSAAGSGLVKIPFDIEIGKGSAVFKTYDSRLMASLEAKSIRKIPVKMSVKARIGEPVQLCINDGENEIAVQGGIVSRAESKPISKDWMATQLKKLGNTVFEAHEISFDSDENIFIPVSELNELRRRAVAELEAERVQKWKRRCKKPEIASGKRNAKIKPILAVKTDTIEACEAAVDSGADVVYIGGDVSENNEPQMNADERRFVERGDYDYAIEYAHKRGAGVFISTPRIIKDIKNLNANLDSDGFLVSNLGVLYYLRNMDKSIILDYPFNVFNRLTMNFLLNYSQRITLSPELTLEEIKNLTQYGATECVVHGNFPLMVSEHNLVGSLFSRDIKDGMLKDEKGFAFPVRTDTEGRTCVMNSRELCMLEYVPEIMEAGVGCLRIEAGMYDKDKIGEITRAYREAMDRRKGKDCIGKYTTGHYFRGVV; encoded by the coding sequence ATGCAAAAGCCGGAACTTCTCGCCCCTGTCGGCAGCGAAGAAGCCCTCATAGCAGCAGTCGAGAACGGGGCTGACGCTGTATATTTTGGCGGGAGACTTTTCAGCGCACGTCAGTACGCCTCGAACTTCAATCGCGAGGAGCTTGAATGGGCTATCGATTATGCGCATGTGCGAGGCGTTAAAGCGTACGTGACTGTGAACACTTTGATCAAGGATTCAGAGCTTGAAGAGGCGTTTGATTATCTTCAATTCCTCTGCAATGCCGGCGCTGATGCGGTCATTGTGCAGGACCTGGGCATCCTTCGGCTTCTGCGTGAGCAGCTTCCCGGACTCCCAGTCCATGCCAGCACACAGATGACCATTCACAACGCTGAAGGGGTGAAGTTCCTCCATGAGATGGGGGTTAAGCGCGTGGTTCTGGCTCGTGAATTGTCCCTTAATGAAATCCGCAGCATAAAATCACAAACCTCATGCGAGATTGAAACCTTCATCCACGGCGCTTTATGCTTTTCATATTCGGGGCAGTGTCTTTTGAGCAGCATGATAGGAGGACGGAGCGGCAACCGCGGATACTGCGCCCAGCCTTGCCGGAAAAAATACCGAATTAAAGAAATTGAAGGCTATCTCCTCAGCCCCAAAGACCTCAATATGAGCGAGCATATCCCAGATTTAGTAAAGGCTGGGATTGACTCTTTCAAGATCGAAGGGCGGATGAAGCGGCATGAATATGTGGCCGGAGTGGTTCGCATATACAGAAAGCTTATCGAGAGATATTTTGAGGCGCAGGGGAACTTCCATGTTACGGATGAAGAGAAGCATACGCTGCTCCAGTTGTTCAACCGGGGATTCACCACGGGATACTTTTTTGGGAATCCGGGAAGCCAACTGATGAGCAGAAAATATCCTCATAATATCGGTACGGAAATCGGCACTGTTGTTGGATATGATAACAGGAAAAAATTACTTTCATTATACCTGAAAGCGCCGCTGAGTGCTGGAGATGGCATCGGGACAGGAGGAGGGGATGGATTTGTTGTCAGGAGCATGTATGCAAACAATAAAAGAGTGAGCGCAGCGGGCTCAGGTCTGGTCAAGATACCTTTTGATATCGAGATAGGTAAAGGCAGCGCCGTTTTCAAGACTTACGACAGCAGGCTTATGGCTTCTTTAGAAGCAAAGAGCATCAGGAAGATTCCAGTAAAAATGTCAGTTAAAGCCAGAATAGGCGAGCCTGTTCAACTCTGCATCAACGATGGCGAAAATGAAATTGCAGTTCAAGGTGGAATCGTCAGCAGGGCAGAAAGTAAGCCGATCTCAAAAGACTGGATGGCAACTCAGTTAAAAAAACTCGGAAATACTGTTTTTGAGGCGCATGAAATCTCATTTGATTCTGACGAGAACATTTTTATTCCGGTTTCTGAACTGAACGAGCTTCGCCGCAGAGCGGTTGCCGAGCTTGAGGCAGAGAGGGTGCAGAAATGGAAGCGTAGATGCAAGAAACCTGAGATCGCCTCTGGAAAGAGAAATGCTAAAATCAAACCAATTTTGGCTGTGAAGACCGATACCATTGAAGCTTGTGAGGCTGCTGTTGATAGCGGCGCCGATGTTGTGTACATTGGTGGCGATGTGTCTGAAAATAACGAACCGCAGATGAACGCAGATGAACGCAGATTTGTAGAAAGGGGGGATTACGATTATGCTATAGAATACGCGCACAAAAGGGGCGCAGGTGTATTTATCAGCACGCCAAGAATAATAAAAGATATCAAAAACTTAAATGCTAATCTGGATTCTGATGGTTTCCTTGTTTCAAATCTTGGGGTTTTGTATTATCTTCGCAATATGGATAAGTCGATAATCCTGGATTATCCTTTCAATGTCTTCAACAGGCTGACGATGAATTTTCTTTTAAATTATAGCCAGAGGATAACTCTCTCACCCGAACTTACACTTGAGGAAATCAAAAACCTTACGCAATATGGCGCAACCGAATGCGTAGTGCACGGCAATTTCCCTCTTATGGTTTCAGAGCACAATCTTGTGGGCAGCCTTTTTTCGAGAGACATCAAGGATGGCATGCTGAAGGATGAGAAGGGTTTTGCTTTTCCTGTAAGAACAGACACGGAGGGAAGAACCTGCGTGATGAACTCCCGCGAGCTGTGCATGCTTGAGTACGTGCCTGAGATAATGGAAGCGGGCGTGGGGTGCCTAAGGATAGAGGCGGGGATGTATGATAAGGATAAGATCGGGGAGATTACGAGGGCGTACAGGGAGGCTATGGATAGGAGGAAGGGGAAGGATTGCATAGGGAAATATACAACAGGTCATTATTTCAGAGGTGTGGTGTGA
- a CDS encoding type II toxin-antitoxin system HicB family antitoxin: MKVMSYRVILRKEPEGGYTVIVPSLPGCVTYGETIEEAIEMAREAIELYLDSLKEHGEEIPTEEGTLEYTLMAYA, encoded by the coding sequence ATGAAAGTGATGAGCTATAGGGTCATACTAAGAAAGGAACCAGAGGGAGGTTATACGGTAATAGTTCCCTCTCTTCCCGGTTGTGTTACATACGGGGAGACGATAGAAGAAGCAATAGAGATGGCAAGAGAAGCTATCGAGTTATACCTAGATAGTTTAAAAGAGCATGGTGAAGAGATACCAACAGAGGAAGGGACTTTGGAATATACCCTGATGGCTTATGCCTAA
- a CDS encoding nucleoside 2-deoxyribosyltransferase — translation MKIFFAGSIRGGRQLISTYEHIIRFLKSHNYNVISEHVASEALEKVEIKMSEPEIFQKDTEWIEESDCMIAEVTVPSIGVGYEICHAVKHHKPVLCVYQKGTKASAMVLGNASVTARQYSDKKQLEEILLNFLEKKEIA, via the coding sequence ATGAAAATATTCTTCGCTGGTTCCATAAGAGGAGGGCGGCAGCTTATCTCCACTTACGAGCACATCATCCGCTTCCTTAAATCGCATAATTACAACGTCATAAGCGAGCATGTGGCTTCAGAGGCTCTTGAAAAAGTGGAAATTAAAATGTCAGAGCCGGAGATCTTCCAGAAGGATACAGAATGGATCGAAGAGAGCGATTGCATGATTGCCGAAGTCACGGTTCCATCGATCGGGGTGGGATACGAGATTTGCCATGCGGTCAAGCATCACAAACCCGTACTTTGCGTGTATCAAAAAGGAACGAAAGCTTCCGCGATGGTACTTGGGAATGCGAGCGTAACAGCAAGACAGTATTCGGATAAGAAACAACTTGAAGAAATACTGCTAAATTTTCTGGAAAAAAAAGAAATTGCGTGA
- the ftsZ gene encoding cell division protein FtsZ: protein MVNEKLAELVRTSKPSVAVVGLGGAGCNITTWIAEKGMAGGRIIAANTDVNHLSTMSKADKLILLGEKLCKGHGCGGYPEMGAQATKENLAEIKAELEGTNLVFLVAGLGGGTGTGAIPVVAEVTREIGSLTIACVTIPFKIEQFRREKAREAIKALTESCDSTIVIDNSKLREVAGNLPLKEALAVANALVGAFVKNITETITQPSLINLDYADLRAVMERGGISAIGIGEGDGEDRVAKAVSQALAVPLLDISDMSATYGVLIHIVGGEDLTLEEVAVTGELIMDKVPNTKRVIWGAKVDDQLTGRVRVMAVLTGVKSPFMEGQ from the coding sequence ATGGTTAACGAAAAGTTAGCAGAGCTTGTAAGGACATCAAAACCATCTGTGGCCGTAGTCGGGCTTGGTGGTGCTGGATGCAATATTACGACTTGGATAGCAGAAAAAGGAATGGCCGGCGGAAGGATAATCGCAGCTAACACTGATGTAAATCACTTAAGTACAATGAGTAAAGCTGATAAGTTGATCTTACTTGGTGAGAAATTATGCAAGGGACACGGGTGCGGAGGATACCCAGAAATGGGTGCCCAGGCAACCAAAGAGAACCTGGCAGAAATAAAAGCTGAACTGGAGGGTACAAACCTTGTATTCCTGGTAGCAGGATTAGGAGGAGGAACAGGCACAGGAGCAATACCCGTTGTCGCTGAAGTGACAAGAGAAATTGGTTCTCTTACAATCGCATGCGTTACGATCCCATTCAAGATCGAGCAGTTCAGAAGAGAAAAGGCAAGAGAAGCCATAAAGGCACTTACTGAGAGCTGCGACTCAACGATAGTGATCGATAACTCAAAGTTAAGGGAAGTAGCCGGGAACCTACCTCTGAAAGAGGCACTTGCTGTAGCAAATGCGCTGGTCGGAGCGTTCGTCAAGAACATTACAGAGACGATCACCCAGCCAAGCCTTATCAACCTGGACTACGCAGATCTTCGCGCGGTCATGGAGAGGGGCGGAATATCAGCAATCGGCATCGGTGAAGGCGACGGCGAGGATAGAGTAGCGAAGGCAGTCTCACAGGCACTTGCAGTTCCACTGCTTGACATCTCGGATATGTCAGCAACCTATGGTGTGCTCATCCACATCGTGGGAGGCGAAGACCTGACACTTGAAGAGGTCGCGGTCACAGGCGAATTGATCATGGACAAAGTCCCGAACACAAAGAGAGTAATCTGGGGCGCAAAAGTCGATGATCAGCTCACTGGCAGAGTACGTGTAATGGCAGTCTTGACAGGTGTCAAGAGCCCATTCATGGAAGGTCAGTAA
- the acsC gene encoding acetyl-CoA decarbonylase/synthase complex subunit gamma, producing the protein MKLNSPLQVYKYLPQINCAECGDATCMAFAAHLIDRSKKMDDCPPLLKDEYQKKYLELQTLLAPEIREIIIGVGETAKKIGGDDVLYRHQLTFFDPTAFAYDVWDTLPEQELVDRINKISNFRKFYVGKFLKVDMVAVRCVSGDALKFAGVVRKTSETTKLPLILCSLDPAVLKAGLEVVKDKNPLIYAATEKNWGEVSELALNYKVPVVLFSTDLDKLKSLALTFREMGIKDLVLDPGTYPQGKQLKETFEKFTKLRRAGIKEGQKDIAYPLMSIPLNAWLVYKDAVTASYWETVLASVFIVRYGDIMILHSLEPYAMLPEVHLRDTIYTDPRTPVKVAPGVNEVGTPMKDSPVIVTTNFALTYYTVESDLSSNKINCYLAAVDTDGIGVEASVAGGQLTAAKINDTFQKAKFDFKEKTSHSTLILPGLAARLQGDVEDATGLRVMIGPPDSGRIPGWMEKNWPPKQK; encoded by the coding sequence ATGAAGCTGAACAGCCCTCTTCAGGTCTATAAATACTTGCCCCAGATAAATTGCGCCGAATGCGGGGATGCGACGTGCATGGCGTTTGCCGCCCATCTCATCGACAGGTCAAAAAAAATGGATGACTGCCCGCCTCTTCTGAAGGATGAATACCAGAAAAAATATCTGGAACTGCAGACGCTCCTTGCCCCGGAGATCCGTGAGATCATAATAGGTGTTGGAGAAACTGCAAAGAAGATAGGCGGGGACGACGTTCTCTACCGCCACCAGTTGACCTTCTTTGACCCAACGGCGTTTGCTTACGATGTCTGGGATACCCTGCCTGAACAGGAGCTGGTTGATAGAATAAATAAGATCTCGAACTTCAGGAAATTCTATGTCGGAAAATTCCTTAAGGTGGACATGGTGGCAGTAAGGTGCGTTTCAGGAGATGCCCTGAAGTTCGCGGGCGTGGTAAGGAAAACAAGCGAAACAACAAAACTCCCCCTCATTCTATGTTCTCTTGATCCTGCGGTCCTGAAGGCAGGACTTGAGGTTGTCAAGGATAAGAATCCACTAATATATGCGGCTACGGAGAAGAATTGGGGAGAAGTTAGCGAACTGGCTTTAAATTATAAAGTCCCTGTAGTGTTGTTCTCGACAGACCTGGATAAGCTCAAATCGCTTGCCCTTACTTTTCGCGAAATGGGAATAAAAGACCTTGTACTTGACCCGGGCACATACCCTCAGGGAAAGCAGCTAAAAGAGACATTTGAGAAATTCACCAAGCTTCGACGGGCAGGGATAAAAGAGGGACAGAAGGACATAGCATACCCTCTCATGTCTATTCCGCTCAACGCGTGGCTCGTCTATAAGGATGCAGTCACGGCCTCGTACTGGGAAACGGTGCTTGCCTCGGTCTTCATAGTGAGATACGGGGACATTATGATACTTCACAGCCTTGAGCCTTATGCCATGCTGCCTGAGGTCCACCTGCGGGATACCATTTACACCGATCCCAGAACGCCGGTCAAGGTAGCTCCTGGGGTCAATGAGGTTGGAACTCCCATGAAGGATTCACCTGTAATAGTCACCACCAACTTTGCTCTAACATATTATACCGTGGAGAGCGATCTTTCCTCCAATAAAATAAATTGTTATCTTGCAGCGGTAGATACCGATGGCATAGGAGTGGAAGCCTCCGTAGCCGGAGGACAGCTTACCGCGGCAAAGATCAATGATACATTCCAGAAAGCCAAGTTTGATTTCAAGGAGAAGACATCTCATAGTACTCTCATTCTACCGGGGCTTGCCGCGCGGTTGCAGGGAGATGTCGAGGATGCCACAGGACTTCGAGTAATGATAGGTCCTCCGGACTCAGGACGCATCCCCGGATGGATGGAAAAAAATTGGCCGCCAAAACAGAAATAA
- the cdhD gene encoding CO dehydrogenase/acetyl-CoA synthase subunit delta: protein MTKKIKLSELGSLFGGEIEALEGVKIEGDVEIDLGAAGLNPQMAYALGHETAQLALHLMNISRILGYPVDQMLGGLPKPMRLSKLIESKFSIKKTEEWKTPIQEVVLGATSSDGGSRKSTVTLGGENALPYYFDSAMPHRNHITMDVFDMPINMAKAVKSNYEDVINSPAEWAKKVVRDFGADMVTIHLISTDPNIKDTSPAQAAKTVEEVLQAVDVPIVIGGSGNPEKDPAVLEKAAEVAEGERCLLASASLNLDYARIAEAAKKYNHVVLSWTQLEINAQKELNRKLMKQCGVARENMLMDPTTAALGYGLDYAYTNMERIRLAGLTGDTELNFPMSSGTTNAWGAREAWMVSSPLKEDSDWGPREYRGPIWEIVTGLTLSLAGNDLFMMMHPTAVQVLKEITLMLYGQKESEPANIDNWVSAVL from the coding sequence ATGACTAAAAAGATTAAACTCTCTGAACTTGGCAGCCTGTTCGGCGGTGAGATCGAAGCTCTTGAGGGAGTGAAAATAGAAGGCGATGTAGAGATAGACCTTGGCGCGGCAGGCCTTAATCCTCAGATGGCTTATGCGTTGGGGCATGAGACAGCTCAGTTAGCCCTTCACTTAATGAATATATCCAGAATTCTTGGCTATCCTGTTGACCAGATGCTTGGCGGGCTGCCAAAACCCATGAGGCTCAGCAAGCTTATAGAATCAAAATTCAGCATAAAAAAAACTGAAGAATGGAAAACCCCGATACAGGAGGTCGTGCTGGGCGCCACTTCGTCCGATGGGGGCTCGCGCAAGAGCACTGTAACCCTGGGGGGAGAGAACGCACTTCCCTATTATTTCGATTCCGCAATGCCTCACAGGAATCACATCACAATGGATGTTTTCGATATGCCAATCAATATGGCAAAGGCTGTCAAATCCAACTATGAGGACGTGATAAACAGCCCGGCGGAGTGGGCAAAGAAAGTCGTGCGTGACTTCGGTGCGGACATGGTCACGATCCATCTCATAAGCACAGACCCTAACATCAAGGATACGTCGCCTGCGCAGGCTGCGAAAACCGTGGAGGAAGTGCTCCAGGCCGTGGATGTACCCATTGTGATCGGGGGCTCCGGCAATCCTGAGAAGGACCCCGCAGTACTTGAGAAAGCGGCAGAAGTGGCAGAAGGCGAGCGCTGTCTTCTTGCCTCCGCAAGCCTGAACCTTGACTATGCGCGGATAGCGGAAGCCGCGAAGAAATACAATCACGTCGTGCTTTCATGGACGCAGCTTGAGATAAATGCGCAGAAGGAACTTAACCGGAAATTAATGAAACAGTGTGGCGTAGCCCGTGAGAATATGCTGATGGATCCCACGACAGCGGCGCTTGGATACGGGCTTGATTACGCTTATACGAACATGGAGAGAATAAGGCTTGCAGGTCTGACAGGCGATACCGAGCTGAATTTCCCGATGTCAAGCGGCACTACCAATGCATGGGGTGCGCGTGAGGCCTGGATGGTCTCCTCGCCTCTGAAGGAGGATTCCGACTGGGGCCCGAGAGAGTACAGGGGCCCGATCTGGGAAATCGTCACGGGATTGACACTATCCCTTGCCGGGAACGATCTTTTCATGATGATGCACCCGACCGCAGTCCAGGTGCTCAAAGAGATAACGCTGATGCTATACGGCCAAAAGGAAAGCGAGCCGGCGAACATTGATAACTGGGTCTCGGCGGTGTTATAA
- the argH gene encoding argininosuccinate lyase — MDILRRGRLTIEPDKDAMLYTSSMEADKRIFDSDIEVDKSHVIMLNEQGIITDGVCSIILTALDKIRKEGISALDTTYEDVHIALEARLIELVGEDTGGRMHSGRSRNDEVAACIRLSLRDELINLMEEVSDLIVTLLSTASNHHETIMPGFTHTQHAQPTTLSHHLLAHSNAFLRDLERIRGAYERTNQNPLGAAAFASTGFPIDRQRTAALLGFGAVLENSMDAVSTRDFMIESISTFSNLMTDLSRLAEELILWSSSEFSFIELDDTYSSTSSIMPQKKNPDVAELMRAKAGTVHGALMSVLTICKALPYSYNRDLQEATWHLWRAADAVRSSTRMARGMVGTMKVKEEKMRDASEMGFMTATELADTIVRSTGIPFRTAHHIVGMIAKGGKTPTLSDLDELSLEILNEKLSERGLTEKSVKEALDSVGNIKKRAVLGGPAPKETKRQVKVLKGKLDDCGREINAIRKKINIASEELEKVLRQCR; from the coding sequence ATGGATATATTGAGACGAGGGCGGCTTACGATAGAGCCGGATAAAGACGCGATGCTTTATACATCATCCATGGAGGCAGATAAGAGAATATTTGACTCCGACATAGAAGTCGATAAATCCCATGTTATAATGCTCAATGAACAGGGCATTATTACTGACGGGGTTTGTTCTATCATTCTTACTGCACTTGATAAGATCCGAAAAGAGGGGATCTCCGCTCTTGACACAACCTACGAAGATGTACACATAGCCTTAGAAGCGCGGCTTATTGAACTTGTGGGCGAGGATACTGGCGGAAGGATGCATTCGGGCAGATCTCGCAACGATGAGGTTGCAGCGTGTATCCGGCTCTCGCTTCGGGATGAACTCATAAACCTTATGGAAGAAGTCTCAGACCTCATCGTGACCCTCCTCAGCACCGCTTCAAATCACCACGAAACCATTATGCCGGGCTTTACCCATACCCAGCATGCACAGCCCACCACTCTTTCGCATCATCTTCTTGCCCATTCGAACGCTTTCTTGCGCGACCTTGAACGCATCAGGGGTGCATACGAGCGCACTAATCAGAACCCGCTCGGCGCAGCAGCATTTGCCTCCACGGGTTTTCCGATAGACAGGCAGAGAACGGCGGCGTTGCTGGGCTTCGGCGCAGTCCTTGAAAATTCAATGGATGCTGTAAGCACGCGCGATTTCATGATCGAATCCATAAGTACATTCAGCAACCTTATGACGGATCTTTCCCGCCTTGCAGAGGAACTCATCCTGTGGAGCTCATCAGAATTTAGCTTTATCGAACTTGATGATACATACTCTTCCACATCTTCCATAATGCCGCAGAAAAAAAATCCGGATGTTGCAGAACTCATGCGCGCAAAAGCAGGAACGGTCCACGGCGCTCTGATGTCTGTATTGACGATATGCAAAGCGCTTCCATACAGCTACAATCGCGACCTCCAGGAAGCCACCTGGCATCTGTGGCGCGCCGCTGATGCGGTGCGGTCTTCAACGCGCATGGCACGGGGAATGGTTGGAACGATGAAGGTCAAAGAAGAAAAGATGAGAGACGCATCGGAAATGGGATTCATGACCGCGACAGAGCTTGCGGATACCATTGTGCGCAGCACGGGTATCCCGTTTCGGACAGCACATCATATAGTGGGAATGATCGCAAAAGGCGGGAAGACTCCGACACTCTCTGACTTGGATGAGCTCTCATTAGAAATCCTGAATGAAAAATTGAGTGAAAGAGGTTTGACTGAAAAAAGCGTAAAAGAAGCCCTCGATTCTGTGGGAAATATCAAGAAGCGAGCGGTATTGGGGGGTCCTGCGCCGAAGGAAACTAAGCGCCAGGTGAAAGTGCTTAAAGGAAAACTCGATGATTGCGGGAGAGAGATCAATGCCATACGCAAAAAGATCAATATTGCTTCGGAAGAACTTGAAAAGGTACTCAGGCAGTGTAGGTGA
- a CDS encoding NAD(P)/FAD-dependent oxidoreductase, with amino-acid sequence MRYDVVVIGAGPAGSIAAMHLSSLGHRTLLIDPLETKKVCAGILTSQYARRYGIEDVLVEKELRGVRISVHDIRAEITYRKAVDYSINRALYDSFNLDLALAAGCELRKERVLSLDEKESAVVVRTRKERIIADYAIVAAGASELSALHGGTRRYAFCVQQKKDQKPGDYFEMELHNEGYSWIAPKKEHVLTGTSSLRDYPDIPGEKALIPLEPMKNSFSGRCLLAGDSAGFVSPFEGEGIYYARRSGEIAAETVSCAISGKNGLEEYERCWKREFDFSTLKILSRLLSGDNAREAFVRAIRDDDRFNKLVEDILTKNKRNGLKIAPFLIKTLARI; translated from the coding sequence ATGAGATATGATGTTGTTGTCATCGGCGCCGGGCCTGCAGGTTCAATTGCGGCTATGCATCTTTCTTCACTTGGCCACCGAACCCTGCTGATAGACCCCCTGGAAACGAAAAAGGTATGCGCAGGGATACTCACTTCACAGTATGCCAGGAGATACGGGATAGAAGATGTTCTTGTAGAAAAGGAATTGAGAGGTGTCAGAATATCGGTCCATGATATCAGGGCGGAAATAACCTACAGGAAGGCGGTTGATTACTCCATAAACCGCGCGTTATATGATTCCTTCAATCTGGATCTGGCTCTTGCTGCGGGTTGCGAACTCAGGAAAGAAAGGGTCTTATCATTGGATGAGAAGGAGTCCGCTGTTGTGGTCAGGACAAGAAAGGAACGTATCATCGCAGATTATGCCATCGTCGCAGCAGGAGCATCGGAATTGAGCGCACTCCATGGAGGCACCAGAAGGTATGCGTTCTGCGTCCAGCAAAAAAAAGACCAAAAACCCGGCGATTATTTTGAAATGGAGCTGCATAATGAGGGATACTCCTGGATAGCCCCAAAAAAAGAGCACGTTCTTACAGGCACTTCCTCGCTCCGTGATTACCCTGATATTCCCGGAGAAAAAGCTTTGATACCCCTCGAACCTATGAAAAATTCATTTTCCGGAAGATGCCTTCTTGCCGGGGATTCTGCGGGATTCGTATCCCCGTTCGAAGGGGAAGGGATCTATTATGCCAGGCGATCGGGCGAGATCGCCGCTGAAACGGTATCCTGTGCCATTTCTGGCAAGAATGGATTGGAAGAATATGAAAGATGCTGGAAAAGAGAATTCGACTTTTCCACATTGAAAATACTTTCCCGGCTATTATCAGGCGATAATGCCAGGGAAGCGTTCGTGAGAGCTATAAGGGATGATGATAGATTTAATAAGCTTGTAGAAGATATTCTGACTAAAAATAAAAGAAACGGTTTAAAGATTGCCCCTTTCCTGATAAAAACATTGGCTCGTATATAA
- the artA gene encoding archaeosortase A — protein MTESILWLALGLLVTASIIPRQNDLKFKFAGAGWGFFAVHWVLQSPHYAQVEDYVNVVLTIVAAVLCVFIGYVMIRKDKRILRDINGISTTTSLFMATTAAAIGGISYFIFSEIQTMNTWIISTVTDQTIWLASLVGVTITKLDWNIIAVNGYKVEIILACTAIESIALFIGIIACVNTPIKRQAQAFLVSVPVIYGLNLIRNVFVVDAYGMTWFGSPDMSFYIAHTVIAKIGSLIALFLIAWAVLKILPEIIDMIDGIMNLVGGIFKNAG, from the coding sequence ATGACAGAAAGCATACTCTGGTTGGCCCTCGGCCTGCTTGTAACAGCTTCGATCATCCCGAGGCAAAATGATCTCAAATTCAAGTTTGCAGGTGCTGGTTGGGGGTTTTTTGCAGTGCACTGGGTACTCCAGTCACCGCACTATGCGCAGGTTGAAGACTATGTTAATGTGGTCCTGACAATTGTTGCTGCTGTGTTATGTGTTTTTATAGGGTATGTCATGATACGCAAAGATAAGAGGATCCTCAGGGACATCAATGGCATAAGCACCACGACGTCCCTTTTTATGGCCACTACTGCAGCAGCTATCGGAGGTATCTCATATTTTATCTTTTCCGAGATCCAGACGATGAATACTTGGATCATCTCAACGGTGACCGATCAGACTATCTGGCTTGCATCGCTTGTTGGCGTTACGATAACGAAATTGGACTGGAACATCATAGCGGTCAACGGCTACAAGGTGGAGATCATACTTGCATGCACAGCGATTGAAAGCATTGCGCTGTTCATAGGAATTATCGCATGTGTCAATACGCCAATTAAAAGGCAGGCGCAGGCATTCCTTGTTTCCGTCCCCGTTATTTACGGCCTGAACCTCATTCGAAACGTGTTCGTGGTCGATGCCTATGGAATGACCTGGTTCGGAAGCCCCGACATGAGTTTTTATATCGCGCACACGGTCATAGCAAAAATAGGTTCCCTCATAGCGCTATTTTTAATAGCCTGGGCTGTCCTGAAAATACTCCCTGAGATCATAGACATGATAGATGGTATTATGAACCTGGTCGGGGGAATATTCAAGAATGCTGGCTAA